A region of Chloracidobacterium sp. DNA encodes the following proteins:
- a CDS encoding multifunctional oxoglutarate decarboxylase/oxoglutarate dehydrogenase thiamine pyrophosphate-binding subunit/dihydrolipoyllysine-residue succinyltransferase subunit, which translates to MTAKLSEFIQESFGSNATYVEGLLDRYKTDPKLVDESWQAYFSDLLNGGSPSIDQQAETRPVGSVPAVEKVAEAPKEVSTTPLPIDTESKPITGVAKKIVENMELSLTVPTATSFRTIPVKVLEENRRIINEHLASQGRGKVSFTHIIAWAIVRAVNVYPHLNVGYGLVNNVPSRLEHEQVNLGIAIDIEKKDGSRNLLVPNIKGSNRMNFAEFFAAYNDQVKRARQGKLEIADFQETTISLTNPGTIGTAASNPRLMTGQSAIIATGAIEYPAEYQAMTDSALSSLGISKTVTVTSTYDHRVIQGAESGLFLAKIHEFLTGKNAFYDDIFSDLEINYPPLRWAKDNNPSLFGHEREQVEKQANVLQLINVYRVRGHFLADIDPLNMTSHMASELDLENFGLTIWDLDRDFITGGLHGEQTATLRRILEILRRAYCGKVGIEYRHIQSNEEKDWIRARVREQFVDTQPLAAKIKKELLQKLIEAEQFEQFLHKKYLGQKRFSLEGCETVIPMLDQMIEGASARGVDEIYMGMAHRGRLNVLSNIIGDPETGAMAERIFTVFEGTSHPDFPADEGDVKYHQGAIGTRKTKAGKDLRIQLSCNPSHLEAVDPVVEGMARARQDELRVGGTKPRQEVYGQVLPLLLHGDAAFAGQGVVMETLQLAGLPGYRTGGTIHIVINNQIGFTTSPGLSRSSIYSTDAGHVTQTPIFHVNGDDPEAAFRVVQIALDYRREFNKDVVIDLVGFRRLGHNEGDEPSYTQPVMYARVKAHPGTRHLYAQHLIRDAVITEDELTAMTDKVVEKYEGILARAKEIAAKKPAKASLTKPPVDEDGSAILETGVPANILKQVAEKISLVPEHFHINPKMVGQLARRAKMGDGEVPMDWAFGEAMAIGSLVLDGFPVRFSGQDSGRGTFSQRHANMYDTMTGDRWAPLNELHSEANKSARAYIYDSSLSEYGVLGFEYGYSVVAKDQLVAWEAQFGDFSNGGQIVIDQYISSSEDKWQQKCRLVMLLPHGYEGQGPEHSSARLERYLQLCAENNLQVTYPTTPAQYFHLLRRQVKQEIVRPLIVMTPKSLLRLPAASSTMSELETGGFQPVIDDAHISDRSKVKRVVVCSGKVFYDLDAARSENDKGDVAVVRLEQFYPFPAEALKNIFASYPNTTEIVWTQEEPQNMGGWTFVEPRLRNILPDNASLQYIGRAASASPATGSYAIHNLEQDQIVTDSLAINENETMATA; encoded by the coding sequence ATAACAGCAAAATTATCCGAATTTATACAAGAATCTTTTGGTTCTAACGCAACGTATGTCGAGGGCCTGCTCGATCGTTACAAAACCGATCCAAAGCTCGTTGACGAGTCGTGGCAAGCCTATTTCAGTGACCTGCTTAACGGCGGTTCGCCATCTATCGACCAACAGGCAGAAACACGACCGGTAGGGAGTGTGCCCGCTGTTGAGAAAGTGGCTGAAGCACCAAAAGAGGTTTCCACAACGCCGTTGCCGATCGACACCGAATCAAAGCCGATAACCGGAGTTGCCAAAAAAATCGTCGAAAATATGGAGCTGAGTTTGACCGTTCCAACGGCTACCAGCTTCCGCACGATCCCGGTAAAAGTTCTCGAAGAAAACCGCCGCATCATCAACGAACATCTCGCTTCACAAGGCCGCGGCAAGGTCTCTTTCACGCACATCATAGCCTGGGCCATCGTCCGTGCCGTTAATGTTTATCCGCACCTAAATGTCGGCTATGGCCTCGTAAATAACGTTCCGTCGCGCCTAGAGCACGAACAAGTAAATCTCGGCATCGCCATCGACATCGAGAAAAAAGACGGCTCACGCAACTTGCTCGTGCCCAACATCAAAGGCTCAAACCGAATGAATTTCGCTGAGTTTTTTGCGGCTTACAACGATCAGGTCAAACGTGCCCGCCAAGGCAAACTTGAGATAGCCGATTTTCAAGAAACCACGATCTCGCTCACCAACCCCGGAACCATAGGAACCGCTGCTTCGAACCCGCGTCTAATGACTGGCCAGAGTGCAATAATTGCGACCGGCGCGATCGAATATCCAGCCGAGTATCAGGCAATGACCGACTCTGCGCTGTCGTCGCTTGGAATAAGCAAAACAGTGACTGTGACCAGCACTTACGACCATCGTGTTATTCAAGGTGCTGAAAGCGGACTGTTTCTTGCAAAGATACACGAATTTTTGACCGGCAAGAATGCGTTTTACGATGATATTTTCTCCGACCTTGAGATCAATTATCCGCCGCTGCGTTGGGCAAAGGACAACAATCCGTCGCTCTTTGGCCATGAGCGAGAACAGGTTGAAAAACAGGCAAACGTCCTTCAGCTAATAAATGTATATCGTGTTCGTGGACATTTTCTAGCTGACATCGATCCGCTGAATATGACATCGCATATGGCGTCCGAGCTTGATCTTGAAAACTTCGGACTTACCATTTGGGATCTCGACCGTGATTTCATAACAGGCGGACTTCACGGCGAACAGACAGCAACGCTTCGGCGCATTCTTGAAATTCTACGACGAGCATACTGCGGCAAGGTCGGTATCGAATATCGACACATCCAAAGTAACGAGGAAAAGGATTGGATCAGGGCTCGTGTGCGTGAACAGTTTGTAGATACACAGCCGCTTGCTGCGAAGATAAAAAAAGAACTGCTTCAAAAATTGATCGAGGCTGAGCAATTCGAACAGTTTCTGCACAAAAAATATCTTGGCCAAAAGCGCTTTTCGCTCGAGGGTTGCGAAACGGTTATTCCGATGCTTGATCAAATGATCGAAGGTGCTTCGGCACGCGGCGTTGACGAGATCTACATGGGCATGGCACATCGCGGACGTTTGAATGTGCTTTCGAATATAATCGGCGACCCTGAAACGGGAGCAATGGCCGAACGCATCTTTACGGTTTTTGAAGGTACGTCGCATCCTGATTTTCCCGCTGACGAAGGCGACGTAAAATATCATCAGGGTGCTATCGGCACTCGCAAAACCAAAGCCGGTAAAGATCTGAGGATCCAATTGTCGTGTAACCCCAGCCACCTTGAGGCTGTCGATCCCGTCGTCGAAGGCATGGCACGTGCTCGTCAGGACGAACTGCGTGTCGGCGGAACAAAACCTCGTCAGGAAGTTTACGGTCAAGTATTGCCGCTGCTGCTTCACGGCGATGCTGCATTTGCCGGACAAGGCGTTGTGATGGAAACACTGCAACTCGCCGGTCTGCCTGGTTATCGAACTGGCGGAACGATCCACATCGTTATAAATAATCAGATCGGCTTTACGACTTCGCCCGGACTTAGCCGCAGTTCGATCTACTCTACGGACGCAGGCCACGTTACGCAGACGCCGATCTTTCACGTCAATGGCGACGATCCCGAAGCCGCGTTTCGAGTGGTTCAGATCGCTCTCGATTATCGACGCGAATTTAACAAAGATGTTGTCATCGACCTCGTCGGTTTTCGCCGACTCGGCCACAACGAAGGCGATGAGCCAAGCTACACTCAACCCGTAATGTACGCTCGCGTCAAAGCTCATCCCGGCACTCGGCATTTGTATGCACAGCACCTGATCCGCGACGCTGTCATCACCGAAGACGAGCTGACCGCGATGACCGACAAGGTCGTCGAAAAATACGAAGGCATTCTGGCTCGTGCAAAAGAAATCGCCGCCAAAAAACCTGCTAAAGCGAGTCTTACAAAACCACCTGTTGACGAAGACGGTTCGGCAATTCTCGAAACCGGCGTTCCGGCAAATATTCTAAAGCAGGTTGCCGAAAAGATCTCGCTCGTTCCCGAACACTTCCACATCAATCCAAAAATGGTCGGCCAGCTTGCTCGTCGTGCCAAGATGGGTGATGGCGAAGTGCCGATGGACTGGGCATTTGGCGAAGCGATGGCTATCGGTTCTCTTGTGCTCGACGGTTTTCCGGTTCGTTTTAGCGGTCAGGATTCCGGTCGCGGAACCTTCTCACAGCGTCATGCGAATATGTACGACACTATGACCGGTGACCGGTGGGCTCCGCTCAACGAACTTCACAGCGAAGCGAACAAGTCGGCTCGTGCGTATATCTATGACAGCTCGCTTTCGGAATACGGTGTGCTTGGATTCGAGTATGGTTATTCCGTCGTTGCCAAAGATCAGCTTGTCGCTTGGGAAGCGCAGTTCGGCGACTTTTCGAATGGCGGTCAGATAGTCATCGATCAATACATCTCATCAAGCGAAGACAAATGGCAGCAGAAGTGCCGCCTCGTTATGCTCTTGCCTCACGGCTACGAAGGACAAGGACCGGAACATTCGTCAGCAAGACTTGAGCGTTATCTACAGCTCTGTGCCGAGAATAATTTGCAGGTAACTTATCCGACGACGCCCGCACAATATTTTCATCTGCTGCGACGACAGGTAAAGCAAGAGATCGTTCGGCCTCTCATTGTTATGACGCCAAAGAGTCTGCTGCGTCTTCCTGCTGCAAGTTCTACGATGTCCGAACTCGAAACCGGCGGATTCCAACCCGTCATCGACGACGCTCACATCTCTGATCGATCAAAAGTAAAACGTGTCGTCGTATGCAGCGGCAAGGTATTTTACGATCTCGATGCCGCTCGCTCGGAAAATGATAAAGGCGATGTCGCCGTTGTCCGTCTCGAACAATTCTATCCGTTCCCTGCCGAGGCGTTGAAAAACATATTTGCTTCGTATCCAAACACAACCGAGATCGTCTGGACTCAGGAAGAGCCGCAAAACATGGGCGGATGGACGTTTGTCGAGCCGCGTCTGCGTAATATTCTGCCTGACAATGCGTCGCTGCAATACATCGGCCGTGCAGCGTCAGCTTCGCCCGCGACAGGCTCGTATGCGATCCACAATCTCGAACAGGATCAGATCGTTACAGATTCTCTGGCGATAAATGAAAACGAAACAATGGCGACCGCTTAG
- the nusB gene encoding transcription antitermination factor NusB has protein sequence MSFEKTEKSSGTRHKARECALQMLFAFDMAGGDAATLIRDYWNELGDTAIDDKTRDFANRLVSGTIEKIAAIDDVIRTRAEHWRIERMAIVDRNVLRLAVFEFLHHDTPDNVAITEALEVTRRFSSFEATQFINGILDGIKQDIETAADSSENTERSKASSI, from the coding sequence ATGTCGTTTGAAAAAACAGAGAAGAGTTCCGGCACGAGGCATAAGGCGCGCGAATGTGCTTTGCAGATGCTGTTCGCGTTTGACATGGCCGGCGGCGATGCAGCGACATTGATCCGTGATTATTGGAACGAGCTCGGCGATACAGCCATCGACGATAAGACCCGAGATTTTGCCAACAGACTCGTCAGCGGAACCATTGAAAAGATAGCGGCAATAGACGATGTCATCCGAACGCGTGCCGAGCATTGGCGGATAGAGCGAATGGCAATTGTTGACCGCAATGTTCTGCGGCTCGCAGTTTTCGAGTTCCTTCACCACGACACACCTGACAATGTTGCTATCACTGAAGCGCTGGAAGTGACCCGTCGCTTTTCATCCTTTGAAGCAACCCAATTTATCAACGGCATTCTCGACGGCATCAAACAAGATATCGAAACCGCAGCTGACAGCAGTGAGAATACTGAGAGATCAAAAGCTTCGTCAATCTAG
- a CDS encoding 6,7-dimethyl-8-ribityllumazine synthase, with amino-acid sequence MNIKREKFSAAGFRFCIVVSRWNDELTSRLADGAVEALYESGADPESIKIFRVPGSFELPVACLKAAESGNFDAVIALGIVIRGDTPHFDYVAGQAASGTMQASLQTGVPILFGVITADNIKQATARSGEKSDNKGYEAAISAVEMVNLFSEMSSSKLQGGSDARVLPNVV; translated from the coding sequence ATTAATATCAAACGCGAAAAATTCTCGGCAGCGGGCTTTCGCTTCTGCATTGTTGTCAGCCGTTGGAATGATGAACTGACATCGAGGCTGGCTGATGGAGCGGTCGAGGCACTTTACGAATCCGGGGCCGATCCCGAATCGATAAAGATATTCCGCGTTCCGGGCTCGTTCGAACTACCTGTCGCTTGTCTAAAGGCCGCCGAGAGCGGCAATTTCGACGCCGTCATCGCACTTGGGATCGTGATTCGCGGCGACACGCCGCACTTCGATTACGTCGCCGGACAAGCTGCCAGCGGCACGATGCAGGCTTCTTTGCAGACCGGAGTGCCGATCTTGTTTGGCGTAATTACGGCTGACAATATTAAGCAGGCAACGGCGCGCTCAGGTGAGAAATCAGACAATAAGGGCTACGAAGCCGCTATCTCGGCCGTGGAAATGGTAAACTTATTTAGCGAGATGAGCAGCAGTAAATTACAAGGTGGGAGCGACGCAAGAGTTTTACCGAATGTCGTTTGA
- a CDS encoding RDD family protein → MPRTIIQAEEKFIIETPERVPLEFALASIGNRFLAVSIDHFIQYVSIFLIAWFVLGISGYSTSDVPDTAETLLAEMPKWTLAILIVVLFLIFAGYFIVFEWLWNGQTPGKRMLKLRVIREDGRPLTLWEAIARNLLRICDAVPGFILPVYSVGLIVIFLSDRDQRVGDIFAGTVVVRERTDEAPTFAETFSNRITDVAFTRVQKPTGAEANVSLLTEKEVEVVESFLRRRWDLTERQRLWMAWRIALPIMYKLKPSYNLDTFTYEGFLEDILHRFHAKQRFLN, encoded by the coding sequence ATGCCGCGAACGATCATTCAGGCCGAAGAGAAGTTTATCATCGAAACGCCCGAGCGCGTTCCGCTGGAATTTGCGCTTGCGTCGATAGGTAACCGCTTTCTGGCGGTGTCGATAGATCACTTTATTCAGTACGTGTCGATATTTCTGATCGCATGGTTCGTACTCGGCATTTCAGGTTACAGCACATCGGATGTACCTGACACTGCCGAGACACTGTTGGCCGAAATGCCGAAGTGGACGCTTGCAATTTTGATCGTCGTTCTCTTTCTGATATTTGCCGGCTATTTTATTGTTTTCGAATGGCTGTGGAACGGCCAGACGCCGGGCAAGCGGATGTTAAAGCTGCGCGTGATACGCGAGGACGGAAGGCCATTGACGCTTTGGGAGGCGATCGCACGAAACCTCTTACGAATTTGCGATGCTGTGCCGGGCTTTATTCTTCCGGTTTATTCAGTGGGGCTTATCGTTATATTTTTGAGCGACCGCGACCAACGTGTCGGTGATATCTTTGCCGGAACGGTCGTTGTTCGCGAACGCACCGACGAGGCCCCGACATTTGCCGAAACGTTCTCAAACCGTATCACAGATGTCGCATTTACGCGGGTGCAGAAACCCACGGGCGCCGAGGCGAACGTTAGCCTGCTTACTGAAAAGGAAGTAGAGGTTGTCGAGAGTTTCTTACGCCGCCGCTGGGACCTCACCGAACGCCAACGCCTGTGGATGGCATGGCGCATCGCTTTGCCAATAATGTACAAACTCAAACCGAGCTATAACTTAGATACCTTTACCTACGAAGGATTCCTCGAAGACATCCTTCACCGCTTTCATGCAAAGCAGCGGTTTTTGAATTAG
- a CDS encoding GDP-mannose 4,6-dehydratase, with protein sequence MSDRRIIITGGAGFIGSHLVDRLLGEGGWEITVVDDFNDFYTPEIKHANIAEHVKSPNYRLVDADIRDAATMAALFAEYKFDVIVHLAARAGVRPSLSEPKLYAETNINGTLNLLELARQHSIKQFVFGSSSSVYGINAKVPFAEEDRIHQPISPYAATKAAGEHLCHAYSHLYGIRIVALRFFTVYGARQRPDLAIHKFSKLITEGKPIQVFGDGTTRRDYTYVDDIIQGVRAAIDYDRSMYEVFNLGESQTIELGELISLLERSLDMSAVIDRQPTQPGDVPITFADITKSRELLGYNPTTKIADGIPKFVEWFRSRM encoded by the coding sequence ATGTCAGATAGAAGAATAATTATTACCGGCGGTGCCGGATTTATTGGATCGCATCTGGTTGACCGGCTGCTGGGTGAGGGCGGTTGGGAGATCACGGTTGTTGACGATTTTAATGATTTTTACACGCCGGAGATAAAGCACGCAAACATTGCCGAGCATGTGAAATCGCCCAATTACCGGCTGGTTGATGCTGATATTCGTGATGCGGCGACGATGGCTGCGCTTTTTGCCGAGTACAAGTTTGATGTAATTGTTCATCTGGCGGCCAGAGCAGGAGTTCGGCCTTCATTGAGCGAACCAAAACTTTATGCCGAGACAAATATCAATGGCACGCTCAACCTGCTCGAACTTGCCCGCCAGCACAGCATCAAACAATTCGTTTTCGGCTCGTCGTCGAGTGTTTACGGCATCAATGCGAAGGTGCCTTTTGCGGAAGAAGACAGGATCCATCAGCCGATCTCACCGTATGCCGCGACAAAGGCCGCGGGCGAACATCTCTGTCACGCGTACTCGCACCTTTACGGGATTCGGATAGTGGCATTAAGGTTTTTTACAGTTTACGGAGCCCGTCAGCGGCCCGATCTCGCTATCCATAAATTTTCAAAGCTGATAACCGAAGGCAAGCCTATACAAGTGTTTGGCGACGGTACAACGCGGCGAGATTATACTTATGTTGACGACATCATTCAGGGCGTGCGTGCGGCGATCGATTATGACAGATCGATGTACGAGGTATTCAACCTTGGCGAATCGCAGACGATCGAGCTTGGTGAATTGATAAGCCTGCTTGAACGCAGCCTTGATATGAGCGCGGTCATCGACCGCCAGCCGACGCAGCCCGGCGACGTACCGATCACGTTTGCCGATATCACCAAATCACGCGAACTGCTCGGCTACAATCCCACGACAAAGATCGCCGACGGCATCCCGAAATTTGTCGAGTGGTTCAGATCGAGGATGTAA